One part of the Anaerolineales bacterium genome encodes these proteins:
- a CDS encoding M28 family peptidase yields MQARKWNLSASGRRTLVLLGIGLVLVGVALSLAFPGRNTPAAFDGQRAFAHAAAQMAFGPRTPGSEAHEQTRAYIADTLAEYGWQVEQPEGELLGQKVFNLLATRPGADGGPWIILGAHYDSRFFADHDPDPELQLQPVPGANDGASGVAVLLELARVLPQHDPAATVTLAFFDAEDNGGIDGWDWIMGSRLAADALTELPDAVVILDMIGDADLQIYLERSSDPRLAAEIWATAAELGYADVFINEPKFTIMDDHTPFLAREIPAVDVIDFDYPYWHTSEDTLDKISAHSLGIVGEVVLAWVLGK; encoded by the coding sequence ATGCAAGCGCGCAAGTGGAACCTGAGCGCAAGTGGCCGGCGCACGTTGGTGCTGCTGGGGATTGGGCTAGTACTGGTTGGCGTAGCTCTCAGTCTGGCGTTCCCTGGGCGTAATACGCCGGCCGCCTTTGACGGCCAGCGTGCGTTCGCGCATGCTGCGGCGCAGATGGCCTTCGGCCCGCGCACGCCGGGCAGCGAAGCGCACGAGCAGACCCGCGCCTACATCGCTGACACTTTAGCCGAATACGGCTGGCAGGTAGAGCAGCCTGAGGGTGAGCTGCTGGGCCAAAAGGTGTTCAACCTGTTGGCCACGCGGCCGGGAGCTGACGGTGGGCCGTGGATCATTCTCGGCGCCCATTACGACAGCCGCTTCTTCGCCGACCATGACCCGGATCCCGAGTTGCAGCTGCAGCCGGTGCCCGGCGCCAACGACGGGGCCTCGGGCGTGGCCGTGCTGCTGGAGCTGGCCCGCGTGCTGCCGCAGCACGACCCGGCGGCCACGGTGACCCTGGCGTTCTTCGACGCCGAGGACAATGGCGGCATTGACGGCTGGGATTGGATCATGGGCAGCCGCCTGGCGGCCGACGCGCTCACCGAGCTGCCGGATGCGGTGGTCATTCTCGATATGATCGGCGATGCCGATTTACAAATTTACCTGGAGCGCAGCTCAGACCCGCGGCTGGCCGCCGAGATCTGGGCCACCGCCGCCGAGCTAGGTTACGCGGACGTGTTCATCAACGAGCCCAAGTTCACCATTATGGACGACCATACACCCTTCCTGGCGCGTGAGATTCCAGCCGTGGACGTCATCGACTTCGATTACCCGTACTGGCACACCAGCGAAGATACGCTGGACAAGATCTCCGCACACAGTTTGGGGATCGTGGGGGAGGTTGTGTTGGCCTGGGTGCTGGGGAAGTAG
- a CDS encoding cupin domain-containing protein — protein MIEAGFVAENPQAGVRAVVLKAHKETQGNGFQIEYFYRPHSGQDLPAHFHTWWEEKFEILAGSCTYVLEGKEYSAKAGDTVTLPARKSHIHPWNTGDEELHMIQTDTFEHSSPEAVIDTLNTIATQYGLVRDGKVGSDGQPTPLQLAVSMQTLLKHGGYLAGLPPLVQTVLFGLLGRIGHALGYRASYAEYLVSAKS, from the coding sequence ATGATCGAGGCAGGCTTTGTCGCTGAAAACCCCCAGGCGGGTGTTCGTGCCGTGGTGCTTAAAGCACACAAAGAAACTCAGGGAAATGGGTTTCAAATCGAATATTTCTACCGCCCTCATTCGGGGCAGGATTTGCCTGCCCATTTTCATACATGGTGGGAAGAGAAGTTCGAGATCCTGGCCGGCTCCTGTACGTATGTGCTTGAGGGCAAAGAGTATTCTGCCAAGGCCGGCGATACGGTTACTTTACCTGCCAGGAAATCGCATATCCATCCCTGGAACACAGGGGATGAAGAATTGCATATGATCCAGACCGATACATTTGAACATTCCAGCCCAGAAGCAGTCATTGACACGCTTAACACTATCGCCACACAGTATGGGTTGGTGCGCGATGGCAAGGTTGGTTCAGATGGCCAACCTACTCCATTGCAGTTAGCCGTGTCCATGCAGACCTTGCTCAAGCATGGCGGTTACCTGGCTGGGCTGCCACCGCTCGTGCAGACGGTGCTGTTTGGCCTGCTCGGTCGCATTGGCCACGCGCTTGGCTACCGCGCAAGCTATGCAGAATATCTTGTTTCTGCCAAAAGCTAA
- a CDS encoding aminotransferase class I/II-fold pyridoxal phosphate-dependent enzyme → MELQPAHRIAALKPYFFADLAKRIAALRAKGTDVVRLDIGSPDLPPPGFILEGMFEAAQRADTHGYTLGMTQKFRKAVAEYYKARFGVELDPATEAIDLLGSKEGLFILSQAVLNPGDVALVPDPSYAVYAKSTEIAGGQVHLMPLLEENAFLPDLDAVPADVLRRAKILWLNYPNNPTGAIADLAFFEKVIAFARKHNILVAHDNPYCDVGFNGYHAPSILQVPGAKEVAVEFNSLSKTYNMAGWRVGMAVGHPQALKYIETYKSQQDSAIFAPLMAAGELAMLGDQTWLNERNRIYQERRDAVVDGLHRAGVRVAPPQAALYVWAPVPNGEGSMEFCAAMLNECGVSTTPGVVFGQHGEGYFRVSLVTDVARLREGAQRIADWLQARR, encoded by the coding sequence ATGGAACTACAGCCCGCACATCGCATTGCAGCACTTAAACCATACTTTTTTGCAGACTTGGCTAAGCGCATTGCCGCCCTGCGTGCTAAAGGCACTGACGTGGTGCGTCTGGATATTGGCAGCCCTGATTTGCCGCCGCCCGGCTTCATCCTCGAAGGTATGTTCGAGGCGGCCCAGCGCGCCGACACCCACGGCTACACCCTGGGCATGACCCAGAAGTTCCGCAAGGCCGTGGCCGAATACTACAAGGCCCGCTTCGGCGTGGAGCTCGACCCGGCCACCGAAGCGATCGATCTGCTCGGTTCCAAAGAGGGTCTGTTCATCCTCAGCCAGGCCGTGCTCAACCCGGGCGATGTGGCCCTGGTGCCAGATCCCAGCTACGCCGTGTACGCCAAGAGCACCGAGATCGCCGGCGGCCAGGTGCACCTGATGCCACTGCTCGAGGAGAACGCCTTCCTGCCAGACTTGGACGCCGTGCCCGCCGATGTACTTCGCCGCGCCAAGATCCTGTGGCTCAACTATCCCAATAATCCCACCGGGGCGATTGCCGACCTGGCCTTCTTTGAAAAAGTGATCGCCTTCGCGCGCAAGCACAATATTCTCGTTGCGCACGACAACCCGTATTGCGATGTGGGTTTCAACGGCTACCACGCCCCCAGCATTCTGCAGGTGCCGGGCGCCAAAGAGGTCGCGGTCGAGTTCAACTCGCTGTCCAAGACCTATAACATGGCTGGCTGGCGTGTGGGCATGGCCGTCGGCCATCCGCAGGCCCTCAAATACATCGAGACCTACAAGAGCCAGCAGGATTCGGCCATCTTTGCCCCACTGATGGCGGCCGGCGAGCTGGCCATGCTGGGCGACCAGACCTGGCTCAACGAGCGCAACCGCATCTATCAGGAGCGGCGTGACGCCGTGGTGGACGGGTTGCACCGCGCCGGTGTGCGCGTGGCGCCGCCGCAGGCGGCGCTGTACGTGTGGGCGCCGGTGCCCAATGGCGAGGGCAGCATGGAGTTTTGCGCCGCCATGCTCAACGAGTGCGGCGTCAGCACCACGCCCGGCGTGGTCTTCGGCCAGCACGGCGAAGGCTACTTCCGCGTCTCGCTGGTGACCGATGTGGCCCGCCTGCGCGAGGGCGCCCAGCGCATCGCCGACTGGCTGCAGGCACGGAGATAG
- the hflX gene encoding GTPase HflX, producing the protein MAKGKLHNTERMPERAVLVGVQLATEPGLLPLEDSLDELALLADTAGLEVVTQTYQRIDRPNAKTFIGKGKVQEIKALAEELDAQVILFDDELQPRHQRELEEEFGDKRRVIDRTALILDIFAQHASTHEGALQVELAQYEYRLPRLTRAWTHLARQSGGGGGRSGGVGGVGLRGPGETQLESDRREIGKRISRLRSDLEKVRAHRGRYRAQRKRARIPIIALVGYTNAGKSTLLNALTDAQVYVADKLFATLDPTTRKVRLPGGREALFTDTVGFIQKLPHGLVKAFQATLEEVKEADLLLHVMDVTHPNVHEHAEAVMQTLDEIEARHVPMLTVLNKIDRLEDPAAAQGALAEFDDAVAVSALTKQGLDELLAAVSSKLYETLAPIEVLLPYEQGALIALFHEQGQVDVVEHTRTGVKLSGRLPGRLLARYSEFAKGRKASATASQKGAE; encoded by the coding sequence ATGGCAAAAGGCAAACTGCACAACACCGAGCGCATGCCTGAACGCGCCGTTTTGGTGGGCGTGCAGCTAGCCACTGAGCCTGGCTTGCTGCCGCTGGAGGATTCGCTCGACGAGCTGGCCCTGCTGGCGGATACCGCCGGCCTGGAAGTGGTGACCCAGACCTACCAGCGTATCGATAGACCCAATGCCAAGACCTTCATCGGAAAAGGCAAGGTGCAGGAGATCAAGGCGCTGGCCGAAGAGCTCGACGCGCAGGTCATCCTCTTCGACGACGAGTTGCAGCCGCGCCACCAGCGCGAGCTCGAAGAAGAATTCGGCGATAAGCGCCGCGTGATCGACCGCACTGCCCTCATCCTCGATATCTTTGCCCAGCACGCCAGCACGCATGAAGGCGCGTTGCAAGTGGAACTCGCGCAGTACGAGTACCGCCTGCCGCGCCTGACCCGCGCCTGGACCCACCTTGCGCGCCAATCCGGCGGCGGCGGTGGCCGCAGTGGCGGGGTGGGCGGCGTAGGTCTGCGCGGCCCCGGCGAAACCCAGCTGGAATCTGACCGCCGTGAGATCGGCAAGCGCATCTCGCGCTTGCGCAGTGACTTGGAGAAGGTGCGCGCCCACCGCGGCCGTTACCGCGCCCAGCGCAAGCGAGCGCGTATTCCCATTATTGCCCTGGTCGGCTACACCAACGCCGGCAAATCCACCCTGCTGAATGCGCTGACGGATGCGCAGGTCTACGTGGCCGATAAGCTCTTCGCAACGCTGGATCCCACGACGCGCAAAGTGCGTCTGCCAGGCGGCCGCGAAGCGCTCTTCACCGATACGGTGGGCTTTATTCAAAAATTGCCGCATGGCCTGGTCAAGGCATTTCAGGCCACGCTGGAAGAAGTCAAAGAGGCGGACCTTCTGCTGCACGTCATGGATGTCACCCATCCCAACGTGCATGAACATGCCGAGGCCGTGATGCAAACGCTGGACGAGATCGAGGCGCGCCACGTCCCCATGCTGACGGTGCTCAACAAGATTGATCGGCTCGAAGACCCGGCCGCGGCGCAAGGGGCACTGGCCGAGTTCGATGATGCTGTCGCTGTCTCCGCGCTCACCAAGCAAGGCCTTGATGAGCTGCTGGCTGCGGTCAGTAGCAAGTTGTACGAGACACTGGCTCCCATCGAGGTGCTATTGCCGTATGAGCAAGGCGCGCTGATCGCTCTTTTCCACGAGCAGGGCCAGGTGGACGTGGTCGAACATACCCGCACAGGCGTAAAGCTCAGCGGGCGTCTGCCTGGGCGCCTGCTGGCGCGCTACAGCGAATTTGCCAAGGGCCGCAAAGCTTCGGCCACTGCTTCACAGAAGGGGGCGGAGTAA
- a CDS encoding FAD-binding protein — MAHEMLKDFAAEVSKRTVSELRLDATNRRLYSTDASIYQIEPLGVALPRHEEDLEAIVELAAQYNLPILPRGSGTSLAGQTIGPAIILDFTRYLNQVLEIDPQQRTAWVQPGMVLNAFNKVAAAHGLMFGPDPASSDRATLGGMAGNNSTGAHSISYGMTSDNIIAADVLLADGSRARLEEMALHEAMQHAENDTLEGSLYRQALSIREQHGERIQQSWPRTWRRASGYSLNYLLPWSPSRPPMWARAGAGDAYPPIAQGHINLAPAIVGSEGTLVVLKRMLVRLVPKPRRTVLGVLSYPSIAEACDAAPDLLKLEPSAIELIPRAMINLARSVPAYANRLGFVKGDPAAILIIEFAGDSEDELQKRLATLGPGAVHAITQAEQDNVWGVRKVGLGLLMSRPGDAKPLPFIEDVAVPVENLGQFVRAFMRILEGYGTGGDFYAHASAGCLHVRPLINLKTLKGIEQMRGITQDVMAAAKQYNGSMSGEHGDGLSHGEWLEETFGPEINNAFRELKRAADPQARLNPGKILEPQPMHLNLRYGAEYKSDPWLPILDFSSQGGLGGAIEMCNGAGVCRKDGGVMCPSFQATREEEHSTRGRGNLLRAMISTGMPGQGAPAANAQKAAHAALDLCLECKGCKAECPSGVDMAKIKYDFLNDYYKTHRRPLRDYLFGYIGVLGKLGRAVAPISNLMLQSGIGKALGEKLFGLSAKRGLPKFVPARATQAVAPHEADVFLLPDPFIEFFYPEIAQDAIRVLAAAGLKAAVLPFNGAGRTLISKGLLSQAKEHARRVVQTIETWDPERRIPVVGIEPSEIYTFKDEYLDLLPGEDGVSALARRSFMLDEFLLRQGLDGLRAALSAPASRSVLMHGHCYQKAQAPADDGVPAGAAATAALLTQLGFEVEQVNSGCCGMAGSFGYEAEHYELSMQIGELAVFPAVRKAAQGQHVVAAGVSCRSQIASGTGREALHPVSLIAAQLK; from the coding sequence ATGGCCCACGAAATGTTGAAGGATTTTGCAGCCGAAGTGAGCAAGCGCACCGTCAGCGAGTTGCGCTTGGACGCGACCAATCGCCGTCTATATAGCACCGACGCCTCGATCTACCAGATCGAGCCGCTTGGCGTGGCGCTGCCGCGCCACGAAGAAGACCTGGAAGCCATCGTAGAACTGGCCGCGCAATATAACCTGCCGATCCTGCCGCGCGGCTCAGGCACCAGTTTGGCTGGCCAGACCATTGGCCCTGCCATCATCCTGGATTTCACGCGCTATCTCAACCAGGTACTAGAGATCGACCCGCAACAGCGCACCGCCTGGGTACAACCCGGCATGGTGCTCAACGCTTTCAACAAAGTGGCCGCCGCGCATGGCCTGATGTTCGGGCCTGACCCGGCCTCGTCTGACCGTGCCACATTGGGCGGCATGGCAGGCAACAACTCCACCGGCGCGCACTCCATCAGCTACGGCATGACCTCCGACAATATCATCGCCGCCGACGTGCTGCTGGCGGACGGCTCACGAGCACGCCTCGAAGAAATGGCGCTGCATGAAGCGATGCAGCATGCCGAGAACGACACACTGGAAGGCAGCCTGTACCGCCAGGCGCTCAGCATCCGTGAGCAGCATGGCGAGCGTATCCAGCAGAGCTGGCCGCGCACCTGGCGCCGCGCTTCGGGGTACAGCCTCAACTACCTGCTTCCCTGGTCGCCCAGCCGCCCGCCCATGTGGGCGCGGGCTGGCGCCGGCGACGCCTATCCTCCCATCGCCCAGGGGCACATCAACCTGGCGCCCGCCATCGTCGGCTCCGAGGGCACGCTGGTAGTGCTCAAACGCATGCTGGTGCGCCTGGTGCCCAAGCCCAGGCGTACGGTGCTGGGCGTGCTCTCATACCCCAGCATCGCCGAAGCCTGTGATGCTGCGCCGGACTTGCTCAAACTGGAGCCCTCTGCAATTGAGCTTATTCCGCGGGCCATGATCAACCTGGCGCGCAGCGTGCCGGCCTATGCCAACCGCCTCGGCTTCGTCAAAGGCGACCCGGCCGCTATCCTCATCATCGAATTTGCCGGTGACAGCGAAGACGAACTGCAAAAGCGGCTGGCCACCCTCGGCCCCGGCGCGGTGCATGCCATCACTCAGGCTGAGCAGGACAACGTGTGGGGCGTGCGCAAGGTAGGCCTCGGCCTGCTGATGTCGCGCCCGGGCGATGCCAAGCCGCTGCCCTTTATCGAAGATGTGGCCGTGCCGGTCGAGAATCTGGGCCAGTTCGTGCGCGCCTTCATGCGCATCCTCGAAGGCTACGGTACCGGCGGCGATTTTTACGCCCATGCCTCGGCCGGCTGCCTGCATGTGCGCCCCCTGATCAACCTCAAGACGCTCAAGGGTATCGAGCAGATGCGCGGCATCACGCAGGACGTGATGGCTGCCGCCAAACAGTACAACGGCTCGATGAGCGGCGAGCATGGCGATGGCCTCTCGCATGGCGAATGGCTCGAAGAAACCTTCGGTCCGGAGATCAACAATGCCTTCCGCGAGCTCAAGCGCGCTGCCGACCCGCAGGCGCGCCTGAACCCGGGCAAGATCCTCGAGCCGCAGCCCATGCACCTGAACTTGCGCTATGGTGCGGAATACAAGTCTGACCCTTGGCTACCCATCCTCGATTTCTCGAGCCAGGGCGGCCTGGGCGGCGCCATTGAGATGTGCAACGGCGCTGGCGTATGCCGCAAAGACGGCGGCGTGATGTGCCCCTCGTTCCAGGCCACGCGTGAAGAAGAGCACAGCACTCGCGGCCGCGGCAACCTACTGCGCGCCATGATCTCCACCGGCATGCCGGGGCAGGGCGCACCGGCCGCCAATGCGCAGAAGGCGGCCCACGCCGCGCTCGACCTGTGCCTGGAGTGCAAGGGCTGCAAAGCCGAATGCCCCTCAGGCGTGGACATGGCCAAGATCAAGTACGACTTCCTGAACGACTATTACAAGACCCACCGCCGCCCGCTGCGCGATTATTTATTTGGCTACATCGGCGTGCTGGGTAAGCTGGGCCGCGCCGTGGCGCCGATCAGCAACCTGATGTTGCAAAGCGGCATCGGCAAAGCACTGGGCGAGAAGCTGTTCGGCCTGTCGGCCAAGCGTGGCCTGCCTAAGTTTGTGCCGGCACGTGCAACGCAAGCTGTTGCTCCGCACGAGGCGGATGTATTCCTCCTGCCCGACCCGTTCATCGAATTCTTCTACCCTGAGATCGCCCAAGACGCCATCCGCGTGCTGGCCGCGGCCGGGTTGAAGGCCGCCGTGCTGCCTTTCAACGGCGCAGGCCGCACGCTGATCTCCAAAGGCCTGCTGTCGCAGGCCAAAGAGCATGCCCGCCGGGTCGTGCAAACCATCGAAACGTGGGACCCGGAGCGCCGCATCCCTGTCGTGGGCATCGAGCCTTCCGAGATCTACACTTTCAAGGACGAATATCTGGACTTATTGCCCGGCGAGGATGGAGTGAGCGCGCTGGCCCGGCGCAGCTTCATGTTGGACGAGTTCCTGCTGCGCCAGGGGTTGGATGGCTTGCGGGCCGCGCTGTCCGCGCCGGCCTCGCGCTCGGTGCTGATGCACGGGCACTGCTACCAGAAGGCCCAGGCGCCCGCCGACGATGGCGTGCCGGCCGGCGCTGCCGCTACCGCTGCCTTACTGACCCAGCTTGGCTTCGAGGTGGAGCAGGTTAACTCCGGCTGCTGCGGCATGGCCGGCTCGTTCGGTTACGAGGCTGAGCACTATGAACTCTCAATGCAAATTGGCGAGCTGGCCGTGTTCCCCGCCGTGCGTAAGGCTGCCCAAGGTCAGCATGTGGTCGCCGCGGGCGTGTCGTGCCGTTCGCAGATCGCCAGCGGCACCGGCCGCGAGGCGCTGCATCCCGTTTCGCTAATTGCTGCACAGCTAAAGTAA
- the pgl gene encoding 6-phosphogluconolactonase: MQRKVYANGGELAAAAAALIAKQAAAAIAARGHFDIALSGGTTPLSVYAALAAPPHREGIDWAKVHIFWGDERCVPPEHADSNYGAAKAALLDQISIPAANVHRLHGELTPSDAAEEYREQLRAHFATPGFPAFDLILLGLGNDGHTASLFPGSAALRTGEVPVTENYVASLESWRLTFTLPLINAARQVVFIVSGAGKASIVQEIFETNGRPLPAKAVNPHSGGLTWLLDAEAASLLP, from the coding sequence GTGCAACGCAAGGTATATGCAAACGGGGGCGAATTGGCCGCGGCGGCCGCGGCGCTGATCGCCAAGCAGGCGGCTGCCGCCATCGCGGCACGCGGCCACTTCGACATTGCGCTTTCCGGCGGCACTACGCCGCTCAGTGTGTACGCGGCGCTGGCCGCACCGCCCCACCGCGAAGGGATCGATTGGGCCAAGGTACATATATTTTGGGGTGATGAGCGCTGTGTGCCCCCCGAGCATGCCGACAGCAACTACGGCGCGGCCAAGGCGGCGCTGTTGGACCAAATCAGCATTCCGGCAGCCAACGTTCATCGCTTGCATGGCGAACTTACGCCAAGTGATGCCGCCGAGGAGTATCGCGAGCAGCTGCGGGCGCATTTCGCCACGCCGGGCTTTCCGGCGTTCGATCTGATCCTGCTTGGCCTGGGCAACGATGGCCACACGGCCTCGCTCTTCCCGGGCAGCGCGGCGCTGCGCACCGGTGAAGTGCCGGTGACCGAGAACTACGTTGCGAGCCTGGAAAGCTGGCGGCTCACCTTCACTCTGCCGCTCATCAACGCCGCCCGCCAAGTGGTCTTCATCGTATCTGGCGCGGGCAAAGCTTCGATCGTGCAGGAAATCTTTGAAACCAACGGGCGCCCCCTGCCCGCAAAAGCAGTCAACCCGCACTCGGGCGGGTTGACTTGGTTGCTGGATGCTGAGGCAGCCAGTTTGCTGCCGTAG
- the rpiA gene encoding ribose-5-phosphate isomerase RpiA — protein MNTEQFKQAAAEAAVQLVQNGMVVGLGHGSTVKYALDALAARLHAGELTDITGIPCSKHTQAEATRLGIPLEDINQHRQIDLTLDGADEVDPQLNLIKGGGGALLREKIVAQASQREVIMVDEGKLSAALGTRFDLPVEVLPFAWQHSFDFIASLGSTPRVREHNGMPVLSDQGNYLLDCAFGPIADPDALARQLEARAGIVEHGLFIGLATDMFVAGPEGVRQLTRG, from the coding sequence ATGAACACCGAACAATTCAAGCAGGCGGCCGCCGAGGCCGCGGTGCAGCTGGTGCAAAACGGCATGGTGGTGGGGCTAGGGCACGGCAGCACCGTCAAATACGCGCTGGATGCGCTGGCCGCTCGCTTACATGCCGGCGAGCTCACCGATATCACCGGCATCCCCTGCTCCAAGCACACCCAGGCTGAAGCGACCCGTTTGGGTATCCCTCTGGAAGACATCAACCAGCATCGTCAGATCGATTTGACCTTGGACGGGGCTGACGAAGTAGACCCGCAGCTCAATCTGATCAAAGGCGGCGGCGGTGCGCTGCTGCGCGAAAAGATCGTGGCGCAGGCCAGCCAGCGCGAAGTCATCATGGTGGATGAGGGCAAGCTCTCCGCCGCGCTCGGCACGCGCTTTGACCTGCCGGTGGAAGTGCTGCCATTTGCATGGCAGCACTCGTTCGATTTCATCGCCAGCCTGGGCAGCACGCCACGCGTGCGCGAGCACAACGGCATGCCCGTGCTGAGCGACCAGGGCAATTATTTGCTGGATTGTGCTTTTGGTCCGATCGCTGACCCTGACGCGCTGGCGCGCCAACTGGAAGCACGCGCTGGCATTGTGGAACACGGCCTGTTTATCGGTCTGGCGACGGATATGTTTGTGGCTGGCCCCGAAGGGGTACGCCAGCTGACCAGGGGGTAA
- a CDS encoding VOC family protein: MANERTYPLLPCRELDESIAFYEVLGFKRTYRQLRPNPAAVVQYEDIHFHLFGIDGFNPADSYGSVIIVVPDPDALYAEFAAALRVAYGKLPVAGFPRILRPRKKFGTVTGFTVVDPGGNWLRIYRLNATQEDEETLEGLEHFVSVAARLGDARGSEADALRTLDNALARFPDAPALELVRAYLYRAELAVRTNNALLAEASLASVDELELTTQEQAEVLDELTHVTNLVNELKQ, translated from the coding sequence ATGGCTAACGAACGCACATATCCTTTACTTCCTTGCAGAGAGCTTGATGAATCGATTGCATTCTATGAAGTGCTGGGCTTCAAAAGAACATACCGTCAGTTGCGGCCGAACCCAGCTGCGGTGGTGCAATACGAGGATATTCACTTTCACCTATTTGGCATAGATGGCTTCAATCCTGCCGATTCGTATGGCAGCGTCATCATTGTTGTGCCTGACCCAGATGCCCTGTATGCGGAGTTTGCCGCAGCGTTGCGGGTGGCCTACGGCAAGCTGCCCGTCGCCGGTTTCCCGCGCATTCTGCGCCCGCGCAAGAAGTTTGGTACCGTTACAGGATTTACTGTGGTGGACCCTGGCGGAAATTGGTTGCGCATTTACCGGCTGAATGCCACACAGGAAGACGAAGAGACGCTTGAAGGTCTGGAGCATTTTGTTTCGGTGGCGGCGCGCCTGGGTGATGCGCGTGGCAGTGAGGCAGATGCGCTGCGAACCCTCGATAACGCCCTGGCGCGCTTCCCAGATGCGCCTGCGCTGGAGCTTGTGCGTGCATACCTCTATCGCGCCGAACTGGCTGTGCGTACGAACAACGCTCTGCTGGCGGAGGCTTCGTTAGCGTCGGTGGATGAGCTTGAACTCACGACGCAAGAGCAGGCCGAGGTGTTGGATGAACTCACCCATGTTACGAACCTGGTCAATGAGCTCAAACAATAA